One segment of Chionomys nivalis chromosome 3, mChiNiv1.1, whole genome shotgun sequence DNA contains the following:
- the Ints15 gene encoding integrator complex subunit 15 isoform X1, protein MSDIRHSLLRRDALSAAKEVLYHLDIYFSSQLQSAPLPIVDKGPVELLEEFVFQVPKERGAQPKRLNSLQELQLLEIMCSYFQEQSKDSVRQIIFSSLFSPQGNKADDNRMSLLGKLVSMAVAVCRIPVLECAASWLQRTPVVYCVRLARALVDDYCCLVPGSVQTLKQIFSASPRFCCQFITSVTALYDLSSDDLIPPLDLLEMIVSWIFEDPRLILITFLNTPIATNLPVGFLELTPLIGLIRWCVKAPLAYKRKKPRLSNGHLGHKVAKDSGTGTDRDSHLLYSKLHLSVLQVLMTLQLHLTEKNLYGRLGLILFDHMVLLVEEINRLADELNPLNASQEIELALDRLAQALQVAMASGALLCTRDDLRTLCSRLPHNNLLQLVISGPVQQSPHTALPPGFYPHIHTPPLAYGAVPAHPAAHPALPTHPGHTFISGVTFPFRPIR, encoded by the exons ATGAGCGACATCCGCCACTCGCTGCTGCGGCGCGATGCGCTGAGCGCCGCCAAGGAGGTGCTGTACCACCTGGACATCTACTTCAGCAGCCAGCTCCAGAGCGCGCCGCTGCCCATCGTGGACAAGGGCCCCGTGGAGCTGCTGGAAGAGTTCGTGTTCCAGGTGCCCAAGGAGCGCGGCGCGCAGCCCAAG AGACTGAATTCGCTCCAGGAGCTCCAGCTTCTTGAAATCATGTGCAGTTATTTCCAGGAGCAAAGCAAGGACTCCGTGCGGCAGATcattttctcctcccttttcAGCCCTCAAGGGAACAAAGCCGACGACAACCGAATGAGCTTGTTGGGAAAGCTGGTCTCCATGGCCGTGGCTGTGTGTAGGATCCCCGTGTTGGAATGTGCGGCCTCCTGGCTCCAG CGAACGCCAGTGGTCTACTGTGTGAGACTTGCCAGGGCCCTCGTGGATGACTACTGCTGTTTGGTGCCAGGCTCGGTTCAGACTCTGAAGCAGATCTTCAGCGCCAGTCCCCGTTTCTGCTGCCAGTTCATAACGTCCGTGACTGCGCTCTACGACCTGTCGTCAG ATGACCTCATCCCACCTTTGGACTTGCTTGAAATGATTGTCAGCTGGATCTTCGAGGACCCGAGGCTGATTCTCATCACGTTTTTAAATACTCCCATTGCCACCAACCTGCCCGTAGGATTCTTAGAGCTCACTCCCCTCATTGGACTGATCCGCTGGTGCGTGAAGGCCCCTCTGGCTTACAAGAGGAAGAAGCCTCGCCTCTCCAATGGCCACTTGGGTCACAAGGTCGCCAAGGACTCGGGCACAGGCACAGACAGAGACTCGCACCTGCTGTACTCAAAGCTCCATCTAAGTGTGCTGCAAGTCCTGATGACGCTCCAGCTGCACCTGACTGAGAAGAACCTGTACGGGCGCCTGGGACTCATCCTGTTTGACCACATGGTCCTGCTTGTGGAGGAGATCAACAGACTGGCAGATGAACTGAACCCCCTCAATGCCTCCCAGGAGATCGAGCTTGCACTGGACCGCTTGGCCCAGGCATTGCAGGTGGCCATGGCATCGGGGGCCTTGCTCTGCACTAGAG ATGACCTGAGAACCTTGTGCTCCCGACTGCCCCATAACAA CCTGCTCCAGCTGGTGATCTCAGGCCCAGTGCAACAGTCACCGCACACTGCTCTTCCTCCTGGGTTCTACCCGCACATCCACACACCACCGCTCGCCTATGGCGCTGTGCCAGCCCACCCAGCTGCCCACCCAGCCCTGCCTACACACCCAGGGCACACCTTCATCTCAGGCGTGACATTTCCATTCAGGCCCATCCGCTAG
- the Ints15 gene encoding integrator complex subunit 15 isoform X2 translates to MCSYFQEQSKDSVRQIIFSSLFSPQGNKADDNRMSLLGKLVSMAVAVCRIPVLECAASWLQRTPVVYCVRLARALVDDYCCLVPGSVQTLKQIFSASPRFCCQFITSVTALYDLSSDDLIPPLDLLEMIVSWIFEDPRLILITFLNTPIATNLPVGFLELTPLIGLIRWCVKAPLAYKRKKPRLSNGHLGHKVAKDSGTGTDRDSHLLYSKLHLSVLQVLMTLQLHLTEKNLYGRLGLILFDHMVLLVEEINRLADELNPLNASQEIELALDRLAQALQVAMASGALLCTRDDLRTLCSRLPHNNLLQLVISGPVQQSPHTALPPGFYPHIHTPPLAYGAVPAHPAAHPALPTHPGHTFISGVTFPFRPIR, encoded by the exons ATGTGCAGTTATTTCCAGGAGCAAAGCAAGGACTCCGTGCGGCAGATcattttctcctcccttttcAGCCCTCAAGGGAACAAAGCCGACGACAACCGAATGAGCTTGTTGGGAAAGCTGGTCTCCATGGCCGTGGCTGTGTGTAGGATCCCCGTGTTGGAATGTGCGGCCTCCTGGCTCCAG CGAACGCCAGTGGTCTACTGTGTGAGACTTGCCAGGGCCCTCGTGGATGACTACTGCTGTTTGGTGCCAGGCTCGGTTCAGACTCTGAAGCAGATCTTCAGCGCCAGTCCCCGTTTCTGCTGCCAGTTCATAACGTCCGTGACTGCGCTCTACGACCTGTCGTCAG ATGACCTCATCCCACCTTTGGACTTGCTTGAAATGATTGTCAGCTGGATCTTCGAGGACCCGAGGCTGATTCTCATCACGTTTTTAAATACTCCCATTGCCACCAACCTGCCCGTAGGATTCTTAGAGCTCACTCCCCTCATTGGACTGATCCGCTGGTGCGTGAAGGCCCCTCTGGCTTACAAGAGGAAGAAGCCTCGCCTCTCCAATGGCCACTTGGGTCACAAGGTCGCCAAGGACTCGGGCACAGGCACAGACAGAGACTCGCACCTGCTGTACTCAAAGCTCCATCTAAGTGTGCTGCAAGTCCTGATGACGCTCCAGCTGCACCTGACTGAGAAGAACCTGTACGGGCGCCTGGGACTCATCCTGTTTGACCACATGGTCCTGCTTGTGGAGGAGATCAACAGACTGGCAGATGAACTGAACCCCCTCAATGCCTCCCAGGAGATCGAGCTTGCACTGGACCGCTTGGCCCAGGCATTGCAGGTGGCCATGGCATCGGGGGCCTTGCTCTGCACTAGAG ATGACCTGAGAACCTTGTGCTCCCGACTGCCCCATAACAA CCTGCTCCAGCTGGTGATCTCAGGCCCAGTGCAACAGTCACCGCACACTGCTCTTCCTCCTGGGTTCTACCCGCACATCCACACACCACCGCTCGCCTATGGCGCTGTGCCAGCCCACCCAGCTGCCCACCCAGCCCTGCCTACACACCCAGGGCACACCTTCATCTCAGGCGTGACATTTCCATTCAGGCCCATCCGCTAG
- the Znf853 gene encoding LOW QUALITY PROTEIN: zinc finger protein 853 (The sequence of the model RefSeq protein was modified relative to this genomic sequence to represent the inferred CDS: inserted 1 base in 1 codon; substituted 1 base at 1 genomic stop codon), with product MVFQPVPKDPGETARMELGPTIETFVLELRCLEDGGPGSDTLSDGSGGSESQEEEEAQEXSSSPQPPALTAPVGASNSIGAVQLGQQDVHLQQLEQQQELEQQLQHKQLQEQQPQHQLLGPQPELRRQQDGQQXLSQLQQKLQENLQSEQHQEPKPQPQLAQHPGLGQEQQEQQLLQQQQWMIMKPQGQKQQLLLQQQEQLQQQQQQQQQQAQEQLVGQHVQEQQLLQQQVEEQALLQQQPLQQPMQEQRQSQQQLLQQQQLLQQHEQLLLQQLQEQALQQQLQGQQLLQQHQQEQLQQQLLLQQQELLQQQGQLQPQQLQQQILLLQPQGHIEQLLLQQQAQLQQQLLQQQQVQIQHQLLLQQEQLQQQQLLQQQQLQPPPLEQEEEDDVELELMPLGIRSEQELEQRRQELERLQEQRQLKLKLQEQLHQLEQHLKQQQQLEQLQQLEQQEVHLKLAPVELSAQHQELQLTSVQPELQLELVPTPGGGIASAPVSYVVAPPGYVVLQELMVLPTVATSTMVTIAGPTGSEARTPTKQRKKRRGRDRPTICGECGKGFSRSTDLVRHQATHTGERPHLCSECGKGFSQHSNLVIHQRIHTGEKPYACTYCSKRFSESSALVQHQRTHTGERPYVCADCGKCFSVSSNLLRHRRTHSGERLHACEDCGERFRHKVQIRKHERLHHGLGRPRGLGLQRSSRQAPSRVSTRAKKASASGKP from the exons ATGGTCTTCCAG CCTGTTCCCAAGGACCCTGGTGAGACGGCCAGGATGGAGCTGGGCCCCACAATAGAGACCTTTGTGTTGGAGCTGCGATGTCTTGAGGATGGGGGTCCAGGGTCTGACACCCTCTCAG ATGGCAGTGGTGGGAGTGAGagccaggaggaggaagaggctcaGG TGAGCAGCAGCCCACAGCCACCAGCACTCACAGCCCCAGTAGGGGCCAGTAACAGCATTGGGGCGGTGCAGCTGGGACAACAGGACGTGCATCTGCAGCAGTTAGAGCAGCAGCAAGAGCTGGAACAGCAGCTGCAGCACAAGCAGTTACAAGAGCAGCAGCCTCAGCATCAACTGTTAGGACCTCAACCAGAATTGCGGCGGCAGCAAGATGGGCAGCAGTAGCTGTCTCAGTTGCAGCAAAAGCTACAGGAAAACCTCCAGTCTGAGCAGCatcaggaaccaaaaccacaaccGCAGCTGGCGCAGCATCCAGGACTTGGACAGGAGCAACAAGAGCAACAGTtgttgcagcagcagcagtggatgATTATGAAGCCCCAAGGCCAAAAGCAACAGCTGTTACTACAGCAGCAAGAAcagttgcagcagcagcagcagcagcagcagcagcaagcacaAGAACAACTTGTGGGGCAGCATGTGCAAGAGCAACAACTATTGCAGCAGCAAGTAGAAGAACAGGCTTTGCTGCAGCAGCAGCCTTTACAGCAGCCAATGCAAGAGCAACGACAGTCACAGCAGCAGCTTCTCCAACAGCAGCAACTACTGCAACAACATGAACAATTGCTGCTGCAGCAGTTGCAAGAACAAGCATTGCAACAGCAATTACAAGGACAACAGCTGTTGCAGCAGCATCAACAGGAGCAGTTACAGCAGCAGCTACTGCTCCAACAACAGGAACTGTTACAACAGCAGGGACAATTGCAACCACAACAGTTGCAGCAGCAGATACTGTTGCTGCAGCCACAGGGACATATAGAGCAGCTGTTGCTGCAGCAGCAGGCACAGTTGCAGCAACAACTgttgcagcagcagcaggtccAGATACAGCACCAACTATTGCTGCAGCAAGAACAGTTGCAGCAGCAACAGTTGTTGcaacagcagcagctgcagcctccTCCACTGGagcaagaggaggaagatgatgtGGAACTGGAGCTTATGCCATTGGGCATAAGGTCagagcaggagctggagcagcGACGGCAGGAGTTGGAGAGGCTGCAAGAACAACGACAGCTGAAGCTAAAACTGCAGGAGCAACTGCATCAGCTGGAGCAGCActtgaagcagcagcagcagctggagcagctgcagcagctggaGCAACAGGAGGTACACTTGAAGCTAGCCCCGGTGGAACTGAGCGCCCAGCATCAGGAGCTGCAGCTGACCTCTGTGCAGCCGGAGCTGCAGCTGGAGCTGGTTCCCACTCCCGGAGGTGGCATAGCATCAGCTCCAGTCTCCTACGTGGTGGCCCCTCCAGGCTATGTGGTGCTGCAAGAGCTCATGGTACTGCCCACTGTGGCCACATCCACTATGGTGACCATCGCGGGCCCCACAGGGAGTGAGGCTCGGACACCCACAAAACAGCGCAAGAAGCGGCGAGGCAGGGACAGGCCAACCATCTGCGGGGAGTGTGGCAAGGGTTTCAGCCGCAGCACGGACTTGGTGCGACATCAGGCCACGCACACTGGGGAGAGGCCGCATCTCTGCAGCGAGTGCGGCAAGGGCTTCTCGCAACACTCTAACCTGGTGATCCACCAGCGCATCCACACAGGTGAGAAGCCCTACGCCTGCACCTACTGCTCCAAGCGCTTCAGTGAGAGCTCGGCGCTTGTGCAGCATCAGCGCACCCATACCGGCGAGCGGCCCTACGTCTGCGCCGACTGCGGCAAGTGCTTCAGCGTCTCCTCCAACCTGCTGCGCCACCGCCGCACCCACTCGGGTGAGCGGCTCCACGCGTGCGAGGACTGCGGCGAGCGCTTCCGGCACAAGGTGCAGATCCGCAAGCATGAGCGACTGCACCACGGGTTAGGCCGCCCCAGAGGTCTGGGCCTGCAGCGCTCCTCCAGGCAAGCGCCCTCAAGAGTCTCCACAAGGGCCAAAAAGGCTTCTGCATCTGGGAAGCCCTGA